The Mucilaginibacter mallensis genome has a segment encoding these proteins:
- a CDS encoding RagB/SusD family nutrient uptake outer membrane protein codes for MKKIIFITSISCIALFSCKKSFLTLVPQSQATDVAFYKTTADIGNAVNASYAALQVQYLGLGTTNGTFPTLMEARGDNVQDLNPGANAGTEYNIDQFLAEADNTDIQTTWGNIYNGISRCNNTLVHIDVVTDANLKAQYTGELKFLRALNYFNIVRLWGSAPLVLAPITATDAAALSRSPVPAVYGAIEADLTQAISSLPVSYPNAADLGRATQGAAKALLGKVYLTEGKYSQAVSILKDLIVSGNPYGYTLLPNIASVFDVNNKMNSEIIFAVRYNKAIANEGHPLNPYFNQPGLDPLLLSAYGSTDTRRDLLNTVTLDANDKPVKKYYDTFDPNNKTLGNDFIVLRYADVLLMYAEAENEVAYSPDAFTYLNAIRSRADATTFTQADLPDQATFRTTVLQERRLELPLELHRWFDLIRTNTAISALQNSGLNKITIQAYQYLYPIPQTELNLSTNKSGFTQNPGY; via the coding sequence ATGAAAAAAATCATATTTATAACCAGCATTAGTTGCATAGCACTTTTTTCTTGTAAAAAGTCTTTTTTAACGCTGGTTCCGCAATCACAGGCCACTGATGTTGCCTTTTATAAAACCACCGCAGATATCGGGAACGCGGTAAACGCATCATATGCAGCCTTACAAGTTCAGTATTTAGGCTTAGGTACAACAAATGGCACTTTCCCAACCCTGATGGAAGCCCGGGGCGATAACGTGCAAGATTTAAATCCTGGTGCTAACGCCGGAACGGAATACAATATCGACCAGTTTTTAGCTGAAGCAGACAACACGGACATTCAGACCACTTGGGGAAACATTTATAATGGAATTTCACGGTGTAATAATACCCTGGTGCATATTGATGTCGTTACCGATGCAAATTTAAAAGCTCAATACACCGGCGAACTTAAATTTTTAAGAGCGTTGAATTATTTTAATATTGTAAGATTATGGGGGAGCGCTCCTTTGGTTTTAGCACCTATTACGGCTACTGATGCCGCAGCGCTGAGCAGGAGTCCGGTACCAGCTGTGTATGGCGCAATCGAAGCTGATCTAACGCAAGCAATATCATCACTTCCGGTAAGCTATCCTAACGCTGCTGATTTAGGCCGCGCAACGCAGGGAGCTGCCAAAGCTTTATTGGGTAAGGTATATTTAACTGAAGGGAAATATTCGCAAGCTGTATCTATATTAAAAGATCTGATCGTTTCCGGCAATCCTTATGGCTATACTCTATTGCCGAATATCGCTTCAGTTTTTGATGTGAATAATAAAATGAATTCGGAAATTATTTTCGCAGTTAGATATAATAAAGCGATTGCAAATGAAGGGCATCCGCTGAATCCATACTTCAACCAACCTGGTTTAGATCCGCTACTGCTAAGTGCATACGGTTCAACAGATACGAGGCGCGACTTGCTGAACACGGTAACGTTGGATGCAAACGATAAGCCAGTTAAAAAGTACTACGATACTTTTGATCCTAATAATAAAACATTAGGAAATGATTTTATTGTGTTGCGTTATGCGGATGTATTATTGATGTATGCCGAGGCTGAAAATGAGGTCGCCTATTCACCCGATGCATTTACTTATTTGAATGCAATACGGTCAAGGGCCGATGCCACTACTTTTACGCAGGCTGATTTGCCAGACCAAGCAACATTCAGAACAACGGTTTTGCAAGAACGCAGGCTGGAATTACCTTTGGAGCTCCACCGTTGGTTTGACTTGATACGGACAAATACCGCAATAAGTGCCTTGCAAAATTCCGGGTTAAACAAAATCACCATTCAGGCTTACCAGTACCTTTATCCAATACCACAAACTGAATTGAATTTGTCAACCAACAAATCAGGATTTACGCAAAATCCGGGGTATTAA
- a CDS encoding glycerophosphodiester phosphodiesterase family protein, which yields MKQYLKIILAGLLLLCCSRSEGQVSKLISQLHNPKDKNIMVAAHRGDWRNAPENSIQAYKQAIEMGVDVIEVDLNMTKDSVVVIMHDDLIDRTTDGKGKPSDYTLAQLKKFHLREGQGVTGKHTIPTLEEVMLLAKGKILVNLDKSFPYYEEAYKVLKKTGTLNQAIFKTSEPYAVVRKKYPAILDSITFMPVVYINQPRARQIINEYQKEIKPVAFELIFPTDTSSILKNNDFIRDHGAKVWINALWPSLNGGHDDTIAWEDGNTKDSWGWLIAHGATMIQTDRPGSLLDYLKKMK from the coding sequence ATGAAACAATATCTGAAAATTATATTAGCAGGCTTGCTATTGCTTTGCTGCAGTAGGTCTGAAGGCCAGGTCAGCAAATTGATCAGCCAGTTACACAATCCAAAAGATAAAAATATTATGGTTGCCGCGCATCGCGGGGATTGGCGTAACGCACCTGAAAATTCAATACAGGCCTATAAACAGGCGATAGAAATGGGCGTTGACGTTATAGAAGTAGATCTCAACATGACTAAAGACAGTGTAGTAGTCATTATGCATGATGACTTGATTGACCGGACGACTGACGGCAAAGGTAAGCCGTCTGACTATACGCTTGCACAGCTCAAGAAATTTCACCTCCGGGAAGGGCAAGGCGTGACAGGTAAACACACTATACCGACACTGGAGGAAGTCATGTTATTGGCCAAAGGAAAAATACTGGTTAACCTGGACAAAAGTTTCCCTTATTATGAAGAAGCTTATAAAGTACTCAAAAAAACCGGTACCTTGAACCAAGCAATATTTAAAACCAGCGAGCCATACGCTGTAGTCCGGAAAAAATACCCAGCTATTTTGGATAGTATTACTTTTATGCCGGTGGTCTACATTAACCAACCAAGGGCCAGACAAATCATTAATGAGTATCAAAAAGAGATCAAACCAGTGGCTTTTGAATTGATCTTTCCAACAGATACCTCTTCTATTTTAAAAAACAACGATTTTATCAGGGATCACGGAGCAAAAGTATGGATCAACGCTCTATGGCCGAGCCTCAATGGCGGGCATGATGATACTATAGCCTGGGAAGATGGCAATACAAAGGACAGTTGGGGCTGGCTGATTGCACACGGTGCCACGATGATACAAACCGACAGGCCTGGTTCCCTACTTGATTATCTAAAAAAGATGAAATGA
- a CDS encoding HRDC domain-containing protein, translating to MKQTDRNPVIQLAFDYVESTNTIVFLTGKAGTGKTTFLQQVKKDAKKKLAIVAPTGVAAINAGGMTIHSFFQIPFGPVIPGGDARPDAHYSPEKKALLSELELLIIDEISMVRPDVLDQIDLILRNIKENPYPFGGVQLLLIGDLSQLSPIIRDEEWAMLGRYYTTPYFFSSLVLQKTPFVQIELDHVYRQKEQAFVDILNEVRNQAISPENLALLNARHQVDFRPPAEDPYITLTTHNRIAQQINNELVEALPGQEFEFKATIKGEFPKDAYPTDTELKLKTGAQVMFVKNDSSAEKLFYNGKIGTITRIEKDTVFVQCGNDREIAVQALEWSNIKYKLDEQQISETNAGSFAQIPLKLAWAITIHKSQGLSFDKAIIDISGAFAHGQAYVALSRCRTLSGMVLRNPISAQNIIGDPAVAHFNTQARLFQPDAEKLELDRQLYQKYLLAELFNFNGLRNRIAGFEQLIPNLHTDVLSVAAKFSRQLDTEDIERIRKAAHYFHSALSAITESLHALIPALIGKSKEGAAKADQLLQWIMARISLMGHFSETAFSVTAYLTASKNTLAAASADKSRSYVKALNAKPNEKLYEQIVAWLKNTAEKDQVMPNRIISEKTAAMIAEKLPPTLKALSAIKGVGPQKAEQYGPELITLIRSYLQKSQNPEIEQRSLF from the coding sequence ATGAAGCAGACGGATAGGAACCCGGTAATACAATTAGCCTTTGATTATGTGGAATCCACCAATACCATCGTTTTTCTTACCGGGAAAGCGGGCACAGGCAAAACCACTTTTCTGCAGCAGGTAAAAAAGGATGCAAAAAAGAAGCTGGCGATAGTTGCTCCAACCGGCGTGGCAGCCATCAACGCAGGCGGCATGACCATCCACTCATTCTTTCAGATTCCTTTCGGGCCGGTTATTCCGGGCGGCGATGCCCGGCCAGATGCACACTATAGCCCCGAAAAAAAAGCGCTGCTCTCTGAACTTGAACTACTGATCATCGATGAGATAAGCATGGTGCGGCCCGATGTGCTGGATCAGATAGATCTCATTTTACGGAATATTAAAGAAAACCCATATCCTTTCGGCGGCGTACAGCTCCTGCTGATCGGCGACCTCTCTCAACTCAGCCCTATTATACGTGACGAGGAATGGGCCATGCTGGGCCGGTACTACACCACCCCCTACTTTTTCAGCAGCCTTGTGTTACAAAAGACACCTTTTGTACAAATAGAGCTCGATCATGTATACCGGCAAAAGGAACAGGCTTTCGTTGATATCCTCAACGAAGTACGCAACCAGGCCATCAGCCCGGAAAACCTGGCGCTGCTAAACGCCAGGCACCAGGTGGATTTCCGCCCGCCTGCCGAAGACCCGTACATTACGCTAACTACCCATAATCGTATTGCACAGCAGATCAATAATGAATTGGTAGAAGCGCTGCCCGGGCAGGAATTTGAATTTAAAGCGACGATAAAAGGAGAGTTCCCCAAAGATGCCTATCCTACAGACACCGAGCTCAAGCTCAAAACGGGCGCCCAGGTCATGTTTGTAAAAAACGACAGTTCGGCTGAAAAACTATTTTATAACGGAAAGATCGGCACCATTACCCGCATTGAAAAAGATACGGTATTTGTACAGTGCGGCAATGATCGGGAGATCGCGGTTCAGGCGCTGGAATGGTCTAATATCAAATACAAGCTGGATGAGCAACAGATCAGCGAAACCAATGCAGGCAGCTTTGCCCAGATCCCGCTCAAGCTCGCCTGGGCCATTACCATCCACAAAAGCCAGGGCCTCAGTTTTGATAAGGCCATCATCGATATTAGCGGAGCTTTTGCCCACGGACAGGCCTATGTGGCCCTTAGCCGTTGCCGCACACTTTCGGGTATGGTACTCCGAAATCCAATAAGCGCCCAAAACATTATCGGCGACCCGGCAGTTGCACATTTCAATACACAAGCCAGACTGTTCCAGCCCGATGCTGAAAAACTTGAACTTGACCGGCAGCTATACCAAAAATATCTCCTGGCCGAACTATTCAACTTCAACGGTTTAAGAAACAGGATCGCGGGCTTTGAACAACTGATACCTAATCTTCACACTGACGTTTTATCAGTTGCAGCTAAATTTAGCCGACAGCTAGATACGGAGGATATAGAGCGCATCCGTAAAGCGGCTCATTATTTCCATTCAGCTTTGTCGGCGATCACCGAAAGTCTTCACGCCCTGATTCCCGCCCTGATTGGGAAATCAAAAGAAGGCGCCGCAAAAGCTGACCAGCTCCTGCAATGGATCATGGCCCGGATCAGTCTTATGGGGCATTTTTCTGAAACAGCATTTTCAGTTACAGCTTACCTTACTGCCAGCAAAAATACACTTGCTGCTGCATCAGCAGACAAAAGCCGTTCATATGTAAAAGCACTGAACGCCAAACCCAACGAAAAACTTTATGAGCAAATAGTAGCCTGGCTCAAAAATACTGCCGAAAAAGATCAGGTGATGCCCAATAGGATTATCTCCGAAAAAACAGCGGCTATGATTGCTGAAAAACTTCCGCCCACGCTTAAAGCGTTAAGCGCAATAAAAGGTGTCGGCCCGCAAAAAGCTGAGCAATATGGCCCTGAGCTCATTACCCTGATCCGATCTTATTTGCAGAAATCACAAAACCCGGAAATAGAACAGCGAAGTTTATTCTAA
- the topB gene encoding DNA topoisomerase III encodes MKVIIAEKPSVAREIAKVFGATTKKDGYMEGKGYTFTWAFGHLLQLAAPQEYGFYGWNVQNLPMLPLKFKLAIRKVKTKDGMVDDPGVRKQLDIIKGLFDEATEIIVATDAGREGELIFRYIYYYLKCKKPFKRLWISSQTDEAIKDGFRNLKPGSDYDTLFNSAHCRSQSDWLVGMNATQALSLSAGTRSVLSLGRVQTPTLAMICARYLENKNFVPEPFYQVSIMVDKDGQVFRALNEEKFKTKEEAQLIIDEVRDTASGVPDGGHILSVEAKPRKEPPPLLHDLSSLQQEANKKKGFTADQTLTLLQNLYESKLVTYPRTGSRYIGDDVFAGVPVLIDKFKDHPEFGKQATALSGAKLSKRSVNAKKVTDHHAILPTGEIPYQLSPDRQAIYDLVAGRMLEAFHQDCIKEITKITVQSGSNFIASGTVISNAGWRAVFNEPDEDKKEEENASLPKVKQGENLPVTDKSLLEKQTKPKPMYNEASLLKALETAGKEIDDEELRYAMKDSGLGTPATRAAIIETLIKRDYILREKKNLLPTATGLAVYDVVKDHRIAQAELTGNWEKRLEEIRSGASVESFQEEIKAYTRDITRELLKAGKGMMIVKT; translated from the coding sequence ATGAAAGTCATTATCGCCGAAAAGCCATCCGTTGCGCGTGAGATTGCAAAAGTTTTTGGTGCAACCACCAAAAAAGACGGCTATATGGAGGGTAAAGGTTATACTTTCACCTGGGCATTCGGTCACTTGCTGCAACTGGCAGCCCCCCAGGAATATGGCTTTTATGGCTGGAATGTTCAAAATTTGCCCATGCTGCCACTTAAATTTAAGCTGGCTATTCGAAAGGTAAAAACAAAGGATGGAATGGTGGATGACCCGGGTGTAAGAAAACAGCTGGATATTATCAAAGGTTTGTTTGACGAAGCTACGGAGATCATTGTAGCGACAGATGCCGGGAGGGAAGGGGAACTGATCTTCCGTTATATTTATTATTACCTGAAATGTAAAAAGCCTTTTAAGCGCCTGTGGATCTCTTCTCAGACCGATGAGGCGATCAAGGATGGCTTTAGGAACTTAAAACCGGGATCTGATTACGATACTTTATTTAATTCTGCTCATTGCCGATCACAATCAGACTGGCTGGTAGGGATGAATGCTACCCAGGCACTGAGTTTATCGGCCGGTACACGTTCCGTTCTTTCACTGGGCAGGGTGCAAACGCCAACGCTGGCCATGATTTGTGCCCGATATCTTGAAAATAAGAATTTTGTGCCAGAACCTTTTTACCAGGTGAGTATCATGGTGGATAAGGACGGGCAGGTCTTCCGCGCGTTGAATGAGGAGAAATTTAAAACAAAGGAAGAGGCGCAGCTGATCATAGATGAGGTAAGGGATACAGCATCCGGCGTTCCTGATGGTGGCCATATTTTAAGTGTAGAAGCAAAACCCAGAAAAGAACCACCTCCCTTACTGCACGACTTAAGCAGCCTGCAACAGGAAGCTAACAAGAAAAAAGGATTTACAGCTGATCAGACACTTACCTTATTACAAAACCTGTATGAAAGTAAGCTGGTTACTTATCCGCGTACGGGCAGCCGTTATATTGGCGATGATGTATTTGCAGGGGTGCCGGTACTGATCGATAAATTTAAAGACCATCCGGAGTTCGGTAAGCAGGCGACTGCTCTTTCCGGAGCAAAACTGAGTAAACGAAGCGTAAATGCTAAAAAAGTTACTGATCACCATGCGATATTACCTACGGGCGAAATTCCTTATCAATTATCGCCAGACAGGCAAGCTATTTATGACCTGGTAGCGGGCCGGATGCTGGAAGCTTTTCACCAGGATTGCATTAAGGAGATCACGAAGATCACGGTACAATCGGGCAGCAATTTTATAGCAAGCGGAACGGTTATCAGCAATGCCGGCTGGCGTGCGGTTTTTAATGAACCGGATGAGGATAAAAAGGAGGAAGAAAATGCATCGCTACCAAAAGTAAAACAGGGTGAGAACCTGCCGGTAACAGATAAGTCCCTATTGGAAAAGCAAACCAAGCCCAAACCTATGTATAACGAAGCTTCTCTTTTAAAAGCTTTGGAAACGGCAGGCAAGGAGATTGATGATGAGGAATTGCGTTATGCAATGAAAGATAGCGGGTTAGGTACACCTGCAACCCGGGCAGCTATTATAGAAACACTGATAAAAAGGGATTATATACTGCGGGAGAAAAAGAACCTGTTACCAACTGCTACCGGATTGGCAGTTTATGATGTGGTAAAAGATCATCGTATAGCGCAGGCGGAGCTGACAGGTAACTGGGAAAAAAGGCTGGAGGAGATCCGCTCAGGTGCCTCGGTTGAAAGTTTCCAGGAGGAAATCAAAGCCTATACCCGGGACATTACACGGGAACTGCTGAAAGCAGGTAAAGGGATGATGATTGTAAAGACATAA
- a CDS encoding sensor histidine kinase: MNEKLIKPLTASKNLYRLFIISLLFMFLLAVGSLLLKYSIVQKLDKLSQEFKEPSKAEDISNILLELNKAENDFQQAGLYGHNAELESYKARLKNIFSRITGIMKDYQADSASYISGSKQHITASLEKKLLLSQKVFDLKHDFDSILRVTTIASINTTVPASAINAPHFQQHIKEKSSADTTVSVNKNKNSLLKRLKDAIANKNQATKTLTIRREKQVKDSVTRSLNNKHEKVIGKLLKQLNDQNNRLVLSDKQLIAANLGLVGQLHELLQRLKDIDSDVWERGRSEILRQYQSATDEMNTFSGIAIAMVLVFIPLLILFIRKAREAEQNYLTENERAVVLAGQKSEILATMSHEIRNPLTVITGAVYMLNKTTLTADQQKKLASINRSSTMLMETVNNILDAGKMDQQQVDVLTLVSFDPFHEIREAVETVKFMAENKGLIITSEFGEKTGFLVKGDAFRLKQVMVNLLSNAIKYTDNGSVTVKALILPVNEQTLELDVTVTDTGVGIPKEYQAKLFTRYYQANHANKKPGTGLGLFICQRLIHLQGGSISVDSDAGKGCQMRFKIPYQNDAI, encoded by the coding sequence ATGAACGAGAAATTAATTAAACCCCTAACAGCGTCAAAAAACCTTTATCGCCTGTTTATCATTTCCCTCCTTTTTATGTTCCTGCTTGCTGTAGGTTCGCTGCTCCTGAAGTACTCTATTGTACAAAAGCTTGACAAGCTGAGCCAGGAGTTTAAAGAGCCCTCTAAAGCAGAAGATATCAGCAATATTCTTTTGGAACTGAATAAAGCTGAAAACGATTTCCAGCAGGCTGGTTTATATGGGCATAATGCCGAACTGGAAAGTTATAAAGCCCGGCTTAAAAATATTTTTAGCCGGATAACAGGTATCATGAAAGATTACCAGGCTGACAGTGCCAGTTATATCTCGGGGAGTAAGCAGCATATTACAGCATCTCTCGAAAAAAAGTTGTTATTATCCCAAAAGGTATTCGACTTGAAACATGATTTTGATTCCATTTTAAGAGTAACCACCATAGCAAGCATTAATACAACGGTGCCTGCAAGCGCAATCAATGCACCTCATTTCCAGCAGCATATTAAAGAAAAGAGTTCTGCCGACACTACCGTGAGTGTTAATAAGAATAAAAACAGCTTATTAAAACGTTTAAAAGATGCTATTGCCAACAAAAACCAGGCTACCAAAACATTGACCATTCGCCGGGAGAAACAGGTCAAAGATTCGGTCACCCGGTCGCTCAACAACAAGCATGAAAAAGTTATAGGAAAACTGTTAAAGCAGTTAAATGACCAAAACAACCGTCTTGTGTTATCCGATAAACAATTAATAGCGGCCAATCTTGGTTTGGTCGGACAACTCCATGAACTTTTACAACGATTAAAAGACATTGATTCTGATGTATGGGAAAGGGGTCGAAGTGAAATATTAAGACAATATCAATCCGCTACTGATGAAATGAATACGTTTAGCGGCATCGCCATAGCGATGGTATTAGTCTTTATTCCATTACTCATTCTATTTATCCGCAAAGCGAGGGAGGCAGAACAAAACTATCTGACAGAGAATGAAAGGGCCGTGGTACTGGCCGGTCAGAAATCAGAGATCCTGGCCACCATGAGCCACGAGATCAGAAATCCATTGACCGTAATCACCGGGGCCGTGTATATGCTTAATAAAACGACGCTTACTGCCGATCAGCAGAAAAAATTAGCCTCTATTAATCGTTCCTCTACCATGCTAATGGAAACGGTGAATAATATCCTGGATGCAGGAAAAATGGATCAGCAACAAGTTGACGTACTCACACTGGTTTCTTTCGATCCTTTTCATGAAATAAGGGAAGCCGTAGAAACTGTTAAATTTATGGCTGAAAACAAAGGGCTAATAATAACATCTGAGTTTGGCGAAAAAACAGGGTTTCTTGTTAAAGGAGATGCATTCCGGCTGAAACAGGTTATGGTCAATCTGTTAAGCAATGCCATTAAATATACGGATAATGGCAGTGTAACTGTTAAAGCACTGATACTGCCGGTAAATGAACAAACCCTTGAACTGGATGTAACCGTTACTGATACAGGCGTAGGTATTCCAAAAGAGTATCAGGCCAAACTATTCACCCGTTATTACCAGGCTAACCATGCCAATAAAAAGCCCGGAACTGGTTTGGGCCTTTTCATTTGCCAACGGCTCATCCACCTACAGGGAGGGAGCATAAGTGTTGATAGTGATGCAGGTAAAGGCTGCCAGATGAGGTTTAAAATCCCTTATCAAAACGATGCTATATAA
- a CDS encoding glycoside hydrolase family 43 protein translates to MKLFPSVYRQILLGLMFVAICGHSIAQQKTEYSGNPVIQGWNADPEAKIFEGQYWIYPTYSAPYDEQVHMDAWSSKDLVHWTKHPDIIDTASIKWAKRAMWAPAVTEMGGKYYFFFGANDIHDDKKEIGGIGVGVSDKPEGPFKDYLGKPLIGKIYNGAQPIDQFIFKDKDGQYYIIYGGWQHCNIAKLNKDFTGFIPFDDGVTYKSITPQDYVEGSVMFTRKGKYYLMWSEGGWGGPNYRVAYAMSNAPTGPFKRIGVVLQQDPRIATGAGHHSVIQIPGTDEWYIVYHRRPLTETDANHRVTCIDHMYFDADGFIKPVHITNEGVAAVPLK, encoded by the coding sequence ATGAAATTATTTCCATCGGTTTACAGGCAGATTTTATTAGGATTAATGTTTGTTGCGATATGCGGGCATTCCATCGCGCAGCAAAAAACGGAATATTCGGGTAACCCGGTTATTCAGGGCTGGAATGCGGACCCGGAAGCAAAGATATTTGAAGGGCAGTATTGGATCTATCCAACTTACTCCGCGCCATATGATGAGCAGGTACATATGGATGCATGGTCGTCAAAAGACCTGGTACACTGGACTAAGCACCCTGATATTATTGATACCGCATCAATAAAGTGGGCCAAACGCGCCATGTGGGCACCTGCAGTAACCGAGATGGGGGGTAAGTACTATTTCTTTTTCGGGGCGAATGATATTCATGATGATAAAAAGGAGATTGGCGGCATAGGCGTAGGCGTTTCCGATAAACCGGAGGGGCCATTTAAGGATTATTTAGGCAAGCCGCTTATCGGTAAGATATACAACGGTGCACAACCCATCGATCAGTTTATTTTTAAGGATAAGGATGGCCAGTATTATATTATTTATGGCGGCTGGCAACATTGCAATATCGCTAAGCTAAACAAAGATTTTACAGGGTTTATTCCCTTTGATGATGGTGTTACCTATAAATCCATAACCCCACAGGATTACGTGGAGGGCTCGGTAATGTTTACACGGAAGGGAAAATATTATTTAATGTGGTCGGAAGGTGGCTGGGGAGGGCCTAACTATCGTGTGGCTTATGCTATGAGCAACGCACCAACGGGTCCTTTTAAGCGCATCGGTGTTGTTTTGCAGCAAGACCCTAGAATTGCAACCGGTGCGGGGCACCACTCCGTAATACAAATTCCGGGTACGGATGAGTGGTATATTGTTTACCATCGCAGGCCATTAACCGAAACGGATGCCAACCATAGGGTAACCTGTATTGATCATATGTATTTTGATGCGGATGGATTTATAAAACCCGTTCATATCACTAATGAAGGTGTGGCGGCTGTACCGCTGAAATAA